From Drosophila yakuba strain Tai18E2 chromosome 2L, Prin_Dyak_Tai18E2_2.1, whole genome shotgun sequence, one genomic window encodes:
- the LOC6528267 gene encoding chymotrypsinogen 2, which yields MPDPSICSSAMQSVAIGISALLFLLPVPGSSQYLDGRCGLLPNGKIADDMSSPWMAYIHTSELLYVCGGSVITEKLVLTAAHCTRANEQLVVRVGEFMEADDDGDGTILSQHQVIQTFIHPLYNMTANANDIAIFGLATDIVFSKTIKPICILWWTIWRGYIDSIQVLSGARWGQPKDRNESYPFSITDIRRQPATMCSILNGTALLSSQFCAGDSDTKLCNADYSSPLGAIITFNKFKRFVLIGIATTNQSCNRASVYTDVLSYTEFILSVWRHYRKGERQPSQRGPAYTNASTLTEEVLREEGRPPKLPENPDFV from the exons atgcCTGACCCATCGATCTGCAGTAGCGCAATGCAGTCAGTTGCAATTGGAATCTCAGCACTGCTGTTTCTGCTCCCCGTCCCGGGATCATCGCAATATCTGGACGGAAGGTGCGGACTTCTGCCGAATGGGAAGATCGCGGATGATATGTCCAGTCCGTGGATGGCTTATATACACACTTCGGAATTGCTATACGTGTGCGGCGGAAGTGTGATAACTGAAA AATTAGTTCTGACTGCAGCGCATTGCACAAGGGCCAACGAACAATT AGTGGTTCGTGTGGGAGAGTTTATGGAAGcagatgacgatggcgatggcaccATATTATCACAGCACCAAGTAATCCAAACCTTTATACATCCCTTATACAATATGACCGCAAATGCCAATGACATAGCAATTTTCGGTTTGGCGACGGATATTGTGTTCTCTA AAACCATTAAGCCTATTTGCATATTGTGGTGGACAATTTGGAGAGGTTATATCGACAGCATCCAGGTGCTAAGCGGTGCACGGTGGGGTCAGCCCAAGGATCGAAATGAAAGCTATCCATTTAGCATTACGGACATCAGACGGCAACCAGCAACTATGTGTTCCATCTTGAATGGCACTGCACTTTTGAGCAGCCAATTTTGCGCAGGAGACTCCGATACAAAACTGTGCAACGCAGACTATAGCAGTCCTCTGGGAGCCATTATAACCTTCAACAAATTCAAGCGCTTTGTCCTAATCGGCATTGCAACCACTAACCAAAGCTGTAATAGGGCAAGCGTTTATACGGATGTCCTGAGCTACACCGAATTCATCCTTTCAGTATGGCGGCACTACCGCAAAGGTGAAAGACAACCTTCTCAGCGTGGGCCTGCATACACGAACGCGTCCACTTTGACGGAGGAGGTGCTGCGAGAAGAAGGACGGCCTCCGAAACTTCCGGAAAATCCCGATTTTGTTtga